Proteins from a genomic interval of Bradyrhizobium sp. CCBAU 53340:
- a CDS encoding PilZ domain-containing protein — protein MIEKRATQRYRVFKGGTITFENRGIACTVRNMSESGAAIDLDAPVALPQSFTLSIARDNFVRNCRTVWRSERRIGLVFMQ, from the coding sequence ATGATCGAGAAGCGCGCGACGCAGCGTTACCGGGTCTTCAAGGGTGGGACCATCACCTTTGAAAATAGGGGTATTGCGTGCACAGTACGAAACATGTCGGAAAGCGGTGCAGCGATCGATCTCGATGCTCCCGTCGCGTTACCCCAATCATTCACCCTCTCGATTGCGCGTGACAATTTCGTGCGGAATTGCCGCACCGTCTGGCGCAGCGAGCGGCGCATCGGCCTCGTTTTCATGCAGTAG
- a CDS encoding HdeA family protein, which yields MKIKLSLLFAAALSLSSMPAHAVKWDLSTMTCKQFLDSGEDNIGVVLTWLDGWYKGDEDNAIIDTEVFVENAKKFGAYCGKNPTVSIVTAADEILGK from the coding sequence ATGAAGATTAAGCTTTCGCTTCTGTTCGCCGCAGCGCTCTCGCTGTCATCGATGCCCGCCCATGCCGTCAAGTGGGACCTCTCGACCATGACCTGCAAGCAGTTCCTCGACAGCGGCGAAGACAATATCGGGGTCGTGTTGACCTGGTTGGACGGCTGGTACAAGGGCGACGAGGACAACGCGATCATCGACACCGAGGTGTTCGTCGAGAATGCCAAGAAGTTCGGTGCCTATTGCGGAAAGAATCCGACCGTCAGCATCGTCACCGCTGCCGACGAAATTCTCGGCAAGTAA